In one Myripristis murdjan chromosome 5, fMyrMur1.1, whole genome shotgun sequence genomic region, the following are encoded:
- the pacsin1b gene encoding protein kinase C and casein kinase substrate in neurons protein 1 gives MSGAYDESASQEETTDSFWEVGNYKRTVKRIDDGHRLCNDLMNCIQERAKIEKAYAQQLTDWSKRWRQLVEKGPQYGTVERAWTAMMTEAEKVSELHQEVRNSLINEDFEKVKNWQKDSYHKQMMGGFKETKEAEEGFKKAQKPWAKKLKELEAAKKSYHIACKEEKLASTREANSKGEASVTADQQKKLHEKVDKCKQDSQKAKEKYEKALDELSKCTPQYMENMEQVFDQCQQFEERRLSFIREVLLDVKRHLNLTENQSYATVYRDLERIITSASPQEDLKWFSSNHGPGMHMNWPQFEEYNPDLTHNISKREKSKKTNDGVMLTNVTNVADHAQAADRGSVSSYEKNQAYTASTEWSDEDQTAPNSGNDTNGGANPFDEDLGKGVRVRALYDYDGQEQDELSFKAGDELTKLEEEDEQGWCKGRLDNGQLGLYPANYVEPI, from the exons ATGTCTGGAGCCTATGACGAGTCCGCAAGCCAGGAGGAGACCACGGACAGCTTCTGGGAG GTGGGCAACTACAAACGTACAGTGAAGCGGATTGATGATGGCCACAGGCTCTGCAATGACCTGATGAACTGTATCCAGGAGCGTGCCAAAATTGAAAAAGCCTATGCACAgcaactgactgactggtcCAAGAGATGGCGACAGCTGGTAGAAAAAG GTCCCCAGTATGGCACAGTAGAGCGAGCCTGGACAGCAATgatgacagaggcagagaaggtGAGCGAGCTTCACCAGGAAGTGAGGAACAGCCTGATCAATGAGGACTTTGAGAAGGTGAAGAACTGGCAGAAAGACTCCTACCACAAACAGATGATGGGAGGATTCAAGGAAACcaaagaggcagaagagggCTTCAAGAAGGCCCAGAAACCATGGGCCAAAAAGTTAAAAGAG CTTGAGGCGGCTAAGAAGTCCTACCACATAGCCTGCAAAGAGGAGAAGCTGGCATCCACCAGAGAGGCCAACAGCAAGGGAGAGGCCTCTGTCACAGCAGACCAGCAGAAGAAACTCCATGAGAAAGTCGACAAGTGCAAACAGGATTCACAGAAG GCCAAGGAAAAGTATGAGAAGGCTCTGGATGAGCTGAGTAAGTGCACCCCACAGTACATGGAAAACATGGAGCAAGTGTTCGATCAGTGCCAGCAGTTTGAAGAGAGGAGGTTGAGCTTCATCAGGGAGGTGCTGTTGGATGTCAAACGCCACCTCAACCTTACAGAGAACCAAAG TTACGCCACAGTTTACAGGGATCTTGAACGCATCATCACATCAGCCAGCCCACAAGAAGATCTGAAGTGGTTTAGCAGCAACCACGGCCCTGGCATGCACATGAACTGGCCGCAGTTTGAG GAGTACAACCCAGACCTTACCCATAACATCagtaagagagaaaaatcaaagaagacCAATGATGGAGTCATGCTGACTAATGTCACTAATGTAGCAGACCATGCTCAGGCTGCAGACCGAGGAAG TGTAAGCAGCTATGAGAAGAACCAAGCCTACACAGCATCCACAGAATGGTCAGACGAGGACCAGACGGCCCCCAACTCAGGCAACGACACCAACGGAGGAGCCAATCCCTTCGATGAGGACTTGGGGAAAGGTGTAAGAGTGAGAGCGCTGTATGACTATGATGGCCAGGAGCAGGATGAGCTCAGCTTCAAAGCAG GCGATGAGCTGAccaagctggaggaggaggacgaacaGGGCTGGTGTAAAGGTCGTCTGGACAACGGCCAGCTGGGTCTTTACCCAGCCAATTATGTTGAGCCCATCTAG
- the spdef gene encoding SAM pointed domain-containing Ets transcription factor, producing the protein MSNPTGGLSEDSVYGSRMGLTESSLAILERDRGSVETWDVEDTKPCVESLQLSMPSLYLSCFDMLLTEDAAWLVKVSEASPTLAMPMSRMEPRQEPEQCPVIDSQGQGLSPGLEGQEEERSLEQVQSMVVGEVLKDIETACKLLNITPDPIEWNTGNVQKWLLWTEHLYRLPQAGKAFQELTGKDLCAMSEEEFRQRSPQCGDTLHAHLDIWKSAAWMKERCSIGDTKVTGGEELWSEADSSCSGQPIHLWQFLRELLLKPHNYGRCIRWLNKEKGIFKIEDSAHVARLWGQRKNRPAMNYDKLSRSIRQYYKKGIIRKPDVSQRLVYQFVHPV; encoded by the exons ATGTCAAATCCAACAGGCGGTTTATCAGAGGACTCAGTATATGGATCCCGGATGGGGCTGACCGAGAGTTCCCTCGCCATCCTGGAGCGGGACAGGGGCTCTGTAGAGACCTGGGACGTAGAGGACACCAAGCCGTGTGTGGAATCCCTGCAGCTCAGCATGCCCAGCCTTTATCTCTCCTGCTTCGACATGCTCCTCACCGAGGACGCCGCTTGGCTGGTGAAAGTCTCGGAGGCATCCCCGACCTTGGCCATGCCCATGTCTCGCATGGAGCCGCGGCAGGAACCCGAGCAGTGTCCCGTCATCGACAGCCAGGGACAGGGGCTCTCCCCTGGGCTGGAGGGGCAGGAGGAAGAGCGCTCTCTGGAGCAGGTGCAGAGCATGGTGGTGGGAGAGGTGCTGAAGGATATTGAAACAGCCTGCAAGCTGCTCAATATCACCCCAG ACCCCATAGAGTGGAACACAGGAAACGTTCAGAAGTGGCTGCTGTGGACAGAGCACCTGTACAGACTGCCCCAGGCTGGCAAGGCCTTCCAGGAGCTCACAGGAAAGGACCTATGTGCCATGAGCGAGGAGGAGTTCCGCCAGCGCTCCCCCCAGTGCGGAGACACCCTGCACGCACACCTGGACATATGGAAGTCAG ctgcCTGGATGAAAGAGAGGTGCTCCATTGGAGACACCAAAGTTACAG gtggtgaGGAGCTTTGGTCCGAGGCAGACTCGTCCTGTTCAGGCCAGCCTATTCATCTGTGGCAGTTCctcagagagctgctgctgaaacCTCACAACTATGGACGCTGCATCCGCTGGCTCAATAAAGAGAAAG gtatttttaaaattgaagACTCGGCTCACGTCGCGAGACTGTGGGGACAGAGGAAGAACCGGCCCGCTATGAACTACGACAAACTGAGCCGCTCCATACGTCAGTACTACAAGAAGGGCATCATCCGCAAGCCCGATGTGTCTCAGAGACTGGTGTACCAGTTCGTTCACCCCGTGTGA